Proteins encoded in a region of the Sphingomonas jaspsi DSM 18422 genome:
- a CDS encoding alpha/beta fold hydrolase — translation MPTITVRDGTEIYYKDWGDKAAQPIVFHHGWPLSADDWDAQLMFFLGEGYRVIAHDRRGHGRSTQTDTGNEMDTYADDVKQLAAALDLKDAVHVGHSTGGGEVARYVARADPGRVAKAVLIGAVPPVMVKKDSNPGGTPIEAFDGYRAAVAGNRAQLYRDVPSGPFYGFNRDGAAVSQGVIDNWYRQGMMGGIKAQYDCIKAFSETDFTEDLKAINVPVLVMHGDDDQIVPYADSAPLSAKLLSKGILKTYAGFPHGMCTTHADVVNRDILAFIRDEAGASPASTAEVAEPA, via the coding sequence ATGCCGACTATCACCGTGCGCGACGGGACCGAGATTTATTACAAGGACTGGGGTGACAAGGCGGCGCAGCCGATCGTCTTCCACCACGGCTGGCCGCTCAGCGCCGACGATTGGGATGCGCAACTGATGTTTTTCCTTGGCGAGGGATATCGCGTGATCGCCCACGATCGGCGGGGTCACGGACGGTCGACGCAAACCGATACCGGCAATGAGATGGACACCTATGCCGACGACGTGAAGCAGCTGGCGGCAGCGCTCGATCTCAAAGATGCGGTCCATGTCGGCCATTCGACCGGCGGTGGTGAAGTGGCGCGCTATGTGGCCCGCGCCGACCCGGGACGGGTGGCAAAGGCCGTGCTGATCGGCGCCGTTCCGCCGGTCATGGTCAAGAAAGACAGCAATCCGGGCGGAACGCCGATCGAGGCGTTCGACGGCTATCGCGCAGCGGTCGCCGGCAATCGGGCGCAGCTTTACCGCGATGTTCCGTCAGGGCCGTTTTACGGCTTCAACCGTGATGGCGCGGCGGTCAGCCAGGGCGTGATCGACAATTGGTACCGCCAGGGGATGATGGGCGGCATCAAGGCGCAGTATGACTGCATCAAGGCGTTCAGCGAAACCGACTTCACCGAGGATTTGAAGGCGATCAACGTTCCGGTCCTGGTGATGCATGGCGATGACGACCAGATCGTACCTTATGCCGATTCCGCGCCGCTGTCGGCCAAGTTGCTGAGCAAGGGCATACTCAAGACCTACGCCGGCTTCCCGCATGGGATGTGCACGACCCATGCCGATGTCGTGAACCGCGATATTCTGGCCTTCATCCGCGACGAAGCGGGAGCATCGCCTGCATCAACTGCTGAGGTGGCCGAGCCGGCCTGA
- the ruvA gene encoding Holliday junction branch migration protein RuvA encodes MIARLAGTLLESAADHAIVDVNGVGYLVHLSARTLDAIGAPGGSVTLLTELQVREDGWTLFGFGSPGERESFRALTSVQGVGGRVALAILSVLDPSELAAAVSHGDKAMVARANGVGPKLAMRIVNELAGKLGSPTLASVAGAPAPRGGAAADALSALANLGFKPAEASAAVVKAAEELGDGATLDALVRLALKKAAK; translated from the coding sequence ATGATCGCCCGCCTCGCCGGAACCCTGCTCGAAAGCGCCGCCGACCACGCCATCGTCGATGTGAATGGGGTCGGTTATCTGGTGCACCTCAGCGCCCGCACCCTCGACGCCATCGGTGCGCCGGGCGGCAGTGTGACGCTCCTCACCGAACTGCAGGTTCGCGAGGATGGCTGGACGCTGTTCGGCTTCGGCTCGCCCGGTGAACGCGAGAGCTTCCGCGCGTTGACCAGCGTGCAGGGCGTCGGCGGGCGTGTCGCGCTCGCGATCCTGTCGGTCCTCGACCCATCCGAACTTGCCGCCGCGGTGTCGCACGGTGACAAGGCGATGGTCGCCCGCGCCAACGGCGTCGGCCCCAAACTTGCTATGCGCATCGTCAACGAACTGGCTGGAAAGCTCGGCAGCCCGACACTCGCCTCGGTCGCCGGCGCGCCCGCTCCCCGCGGCGGCGCGGCAGCCGACGCCCTCTCCGCCCTCGCCAACCTCGGCTTCAAGCCCGCCGAAGCCAGCGCGGCTGTGGTGAAAGCGGCAGAGGAGCTTGGCGATGGCGCGACCCTCGACGCGCTGGTCCGCCTCGCACTGAAGAAAGCGGCCAAGTGA
- a CDS encoding dipeptidase gives MELTRRSILASGAMLAAAPLAAKAPKTAAGWYDNAIVIDALGGMGDPYGEPDVTRLTDKAWADMQATGVTALRDTVFPVGNVADPWGEYQKSIGQFHDFYHANPDRFILVRTAADLLKAKREKKFGWIIGTQDTCMIGTELDRLAQLKKDGVMTVQLTYNNGNLAGDGALEPRLGGITKLGRATIEKIEAEKLLLDLAHGGARTMIEATQHAKRPMVISHTGARALNDHPRNTGDETIKAVADKGGVVGVYFMPYLAPDMKPSGEALIAHIEHVANVAGEDGVGIGTDNGVLPIVLDEKSKKAMDDWTLERIKRGIAAPGEAVGVYTLVAAYNSIDRYRRLGNDLAKRGWTSARLEKLFGANFLRVYKDAWGG, from the coding sequence ATGGAACTGACTCGTCGCTCGATCCTGGCCTCCGGCGCCATGCTGGCTGCTGCACCGCTCGCCGCCAAGGCGCCGAAAACCGCCGCCGGCTGGTACGACAATGCCATCGTCATCGACGCCCTAGGCGGGATGGGCGACCCCTATGGCGAACCGGACGTCACCCGGCTTACCGACAAGGCGTGGGCCGACATGCAGGCGACCGGCGTCACCGCGCTGCGCGACACCGTCTTCCCGGTCGGCAATGTCGCCGATCCGTGGGGCGAATATCAGAAGTCGATCGGTCAATTTCACGATTTCTACCACGCCAATCCGGACCGCTTCATCCTGGTGCGGACGGCCGCGGACCTGCTCAAGGCCAAGCGCGAGAAGAAATTCGGCTGGATCATCGGCACGCAGGATACATGCATGATCGGCACCGAGCTCGACCGGCTGGCCCAACTCAAGAAGGACGGCGTGATGACCGTCCAGCTGACCTACAACAACGGCAATCTGGCGGGCGACGGTGCGCTTGAACCGCGGCTTGGGGGCATCACCAAATTGGGCCGTGCGACCATCGAGAAGATCGAGGCGGAAAAGCTGCTGCTCGACCTTGCCCATGGCGGGGCGCGGACGATGATAGAGGCCACCCAACATGCCAAGCGGCCGATGGTGATCAGTCACACTGGCGCACGGGCCCTCAACGACCATCCGCGCAACACCGGCGACGAAACGATCAAGGCGGTGGCCGACAAGGGCGGCGTCGTCGGCGTCTATTTCATGCCGTACCTCGCGCCCGACATGAAGCCGTCGGGCGAAGCGCTGATCGCGCACATCGAACATGTCGCCAATGTCGCGGGCGAGGATGGTGTCGGCATCGGCACCGACAATGGCGTCCTGCCGATCGTCCTCGACGAAAAATCGAAGAAGGCGATGGACGACTGGACGCTGGAGCGGATCAAGCGCGGCATCGCGGCGCCGGGCGAGGCGGTCGGCGTCTACACGCTGGTCGCGGCCTACAACAGCATCGACCGCTACCGGCGGCTGGGCAACGACCTCGCCAAGCGCGGGTGGACGAGCGCGCGGCTCGAAAAGCTCTTCGGCGCCAACTTCCTGCGCGTCTATAAGGATGCTTGGGGCGGGTAG
- the ruvB gene encoding Holliday junction branch migration DNA helicase RuvB, whose amino-acid sequence MATDPARLTTPERTAEDADAALRPKSLDEFVGQQAARENLRIFVNAAKARDEALDHVLFFGPPGLGKTTLAGILAREMGVGFRATSGPVIAKSGDLAALLTNLEDGDVLFIDEIHRLNPAVEEVLYPAMEDRALDLMIGEGPSARSVRIDLPKFTLVGATTRQGLLTTPLRDRFGIPVRLNFYTVEELEKVVTRAARLLSAELTADGAREVARRSRGTPRIAGRLLRRVRDFAHAAGADAIDAAVADRALQRLEIDHLGLDAMDRRYLTMIADLYGGGPVGIETLAAGLSEPRDTLEDVVEPYLIQLGLIARTARGRCLNGRGWQHLGLTPPAGSQTGLFDPEGK is encoded by the coding sequence ATGGCCACCGATCCTGCCCGCTTGACGACGCCCGAACGCACCGCCGAGGATGCGGATGCCGCGCTGCGCCCCAAGAGCCTCGACGAATTCGTCGGCCAGCAGGCGGCGCGCGAGAATCTTCGCATCTTCGTCAACGCCGCCAAGGCGCGCGACGAAGCGCTCGACCATGTCCTCTTCTTCGGCCCGCCGGGCCTCGGCAAGACCACGCTGGCCGGCATCCTCGCTCGCGAAATGGGCGTCGGATTCCGTGCCACCAGCGGCCCGGTCATCGCCAAGTCGGGCGACCTGGCCGCGCTGCTCACCAACCTCGAAGACGGCGACGTCCTGTTCATCGACGAAATTCACCGCCTCAATCCGGCGGTCGAGGAAGTGCTCTATCCTGCAATGGAGGACCGCGCGCTCGACCTGATGATCGGCGAAGGCCCGTCCGCCCGCTCGGTCCGCATCGACCTGCCCAAGTTCACGCTGGTCGGCGCGACGACGCGGCAGGGCCTGCTGACCACGCCGTTGCGCGACCGCTTCGGGATCCCGGTCCGGCTCAATTTCTACACCGTCGAAGAACTGGAAAAAGTCGTCACCCGCGCCGCCCGCCTGTTATCGGCCGAGCTCACCGCGGACGGGGCCCGCGAAGTCGCCCGCCGCAGCCGGGGCACCCCGCGCATCGCCGGTCGCCTGCTGCGCCGCGTCCGTGACTTTGCCCATGCCGCTGGCGCCGACGCCATCGACGCCGCCGTCGCCGACCGCGCGCTGCAGCGGCTGGAGATAGACCACCTCGGCCTCGACGCGATGGACCGGCGCTACCTCACCATGATCGCCGACCTGTACGGCGGCGGCCCGGTCGGCATCGAGACCCTGGCGGCCGGCCTCAGCGAGCCGCGCGATACGCTTGAGGATGTGGTTGAGCCCTATCTCATTCAGCTCGGACTCATCGCCCGAACAGCAAGAGGGCGCTGCCTCAATGGCCGTGGCTGGCAGCATCTGGGCCTTACCCCGCCCGCCGGAAGCCAGACAGGATTGTTCGACCCGGAAGGGAAATGA
- a CDS encoding DUF3089 domain-containing protein — translation MMSLFLAAVAAALPASSVNYSDEANWLCLPGRADACAVPLRTTELGPNGYGATIPRPGGKSPDVDCFIVYPTVSRDSGLNSDLVPGDGEEKAAVQTQFARFAQACRLYAPIYRSMTVGAVGVAATGGDVTQPAMLAYADVRKAWAEYLARYNKGRPFILLGHSQGSLMLQQLLAKDIEGRPEAKRMKLAIIPGFNVLVPQGRAVGGTFKSTPICTRTGQTGCVMSWVSFRERNVPPVGALFGYADKAGMTVACTNPAAPGARDWVPLESYWYARSNLPVPGGPIAWSSEGAPPTPYLRTEGLVSAKCVNDGPRGYLSIRTNADPADKRTDRVGGEVGAFGFFLPGWGMHLADVNAAQGNLVRAVEGLNSPKAAAPLQSRTAAPAPR, via the coding sequence ATGATGTCGTTGTTCCTCGCCGCCGTAGCGGCCGCACTCCCCGCCTCGTCTGTCAATTATTCCGATGAGGCGAACTGGCTGTGCCTGCCGGGTCGCGCCGATGCCTGCGCGGTGCCGCTACGAACCACCGAACTGGGTCCGAACGGCTATGGCGCGACGATCCCGCGCCCCGGCGGCAAGTCGCCGGACGTCGACTGCTTCATCGTCTATCCGACGGTCAGCCGCGACAGCGGCCTCAACAGCGATCTCGTCCCCGGCGACGGCGAGGAAAAGGCGGCGGTCCAGACTCAATTTGCCCGCTTCGCCCAGGCCTGTCGCCTTTACGCGCCGATCTACCGGTCGATGACGGTCGGCGCGGTAGGTGTCGCCGCGACCGGCGGAGACGTGACCCAGCCGGCGATGCTCGCCTACGCCGACGTTCGCAAGGCGTGGGCCGAATATCTTGCTCGCTACAACAAGGGCCGTCCCTTCATCCTGCTCGGTCACAGCCAGGGTTCGCTGATGCTCCAGCAGCTGCTGGCCAAGGACATCGAAGGCCGGCCGGAGGCGAAGCGAATGAAGCTGGCGATCATTCCCGGCTTCAACGTGCTGGTGCCGCAGGGCCGGGCGGTCGGCGGCACGTTCAAGTCGACGCCGATCTGCACCCGCACCGGCCAGACCGGCTGCGTGATGAGCTGGGTCAGCTTTCGTGAGAGGAACGTCCCTCCCGTTGGCGCACTGTTCGGCTATGCCGACAAGGCCGGCATGACGGTCGCCTGTACCAATCCGGCCGCGCCGGGCGCCAGGGACTGGGTGCCGCTTGAAAGCTACTGGTATGCTCGGTCGAACCTGCCCGTTCCCGGCGGGCCGATCGCATGGTCGAGCGAAGGCGCACCGCCCACCCCCTATCTGCGCACGGAGGGGCTGGTATCGGCGAAGTGCGTCAACGACGGGCCGCGCGGCTACCTGTCGATCCGCACCAACGCCGACCCCGCCGACAAGCGCACCGACCGCGTGGGCGGCGAAGTCGGCGCCTTCGGCTTCTTCCTTCCCGGCTGGGGCATGCACCTTGCCGACGTCAATGCCGCGCAGGGCAATCTTGTCCGCGCGGTGGAAGGCCTCAACTCGCCTAAGGCTGCTGCCCCCCTTCAATCCAGAACAGCTGCTCCGGCGCCACGCTGA
- a CDS encoding helix-turn-helix transcriptional regulator produces MAETLGNRLKERRAELGLTQAELAEACGVTRKTVNTVENGVFVPSALLALKMARALSVAPEQLFWIEGGQQP; encoded by the coding sequence ATGGCTGAAACGCTGGGTAACCGATTGAAGGAACGGCGGGCCGAGCTCGGCCTGACGCAGGCGGAGCTGGCCGAAGCGTGCGGCGTGACGCGCAAGACCGTCAACACGGTCGAAAACGGGGTGTTCGTTCCTTCCGCGCTGCTGGCTCTGAAAATGGCCCGCGCGCTCAGCGTGGCGCCGGAGCAGCTGTTCTGGATTGAAGGGGGGCAGCAGCCTTAG
- a CDS encoding YbgC/FadM family acyl-CoA thioesterase, which produces MDPSPFDIPYRGGFVGTEHRFALTVYFEDTDTAGIVYHANYLRFFERARSDMLRAAGIDQRAFLDAGGGAYAVTEMDIKWRRSARLDDDLLVVSRVTGVRAASCLIHQRVMRAGEVLAEATVTAALVSPQGRPVRQPAEWVETFKALERQED; this is translated from the coding sequence ATGGACCCATCGCCTTTCGACATACCCTATCGCGGCGGCTTCGTCGGTACGGAGCATCGCTTCGCGCTGACCGTCTATTTCGAAGACACCGACACCGCCGGGATCGTCTACCACGCCAACTATCTGCGTTTCTTCGAACGGGCGCGGTCGGACATGCTCCGCGCGGCGGGGATCGACCAGCGCGCCTTCCTCGATGCCGGCGGCGGCGCCTATGCCGTCACGGAAATGGACATCAAGTGGCGCCGCTCGGCCCGGCTCGACGACGATTTGCTGGTGGTCAGCCGCGTCACCGGCGTGCGCGCCGCCAGTTGCCTCATTCATCAACGGGTCATGCGCGCAGGTGAAGTCTTGGCGGAGGCGACGGTCACCGCGGCGCTCGTCTCCCCGCAAGGCCGCCCGGTCCGCCAGCCCGCGGAATGGGTCGAAACTTTCAAGGCACTCGAACGACAAGAGGATTAA
- the tolQ gene encoding protein TolQ, with protein MPLTASPDLMSPLNLFMQADIVVKIVMLGLLAASVWTWAIIFTHSIRLRSINRQTDKFEQDFWSAQDIDAFHRQRENDKLPIAVVMSAAMDEWRRSTKTAQIDRAGTRERLASRMNAAVAAELDRLGDRLNILATVGSVAPFVGLFGTVWGIMRSFTAIAGSNNTSLAVVAPGIAEALFATAIGLFAAIPAVIAYNRLTHGLDRLEAKLGRFADRFHATLSRELEVG; from the coding sequence ATGCCGCTTACCGCTTCCCCCGACCTCATGAGTCCGCTCAACCTGTTCATGCAGGCGGACATCGTCGTGAAAATCGTCATGCTCGGCCTGCTTGCCGCGAGCGTCTGGACCTGGGCGATCATCTTCACCCATTCGATCCGCCTTCGCAGCATCAACCGGCAGACCGACAAGTTCGAACAGGACTTCTGGTCGGCGCAGGACATCGACGCCTTCCACCGCCAGCGTGAGAACGACAAGCTGCCGATCGCGGTCGTCATGTCGGCGGCGATGGACGAATGGCGCCGCTCGACCAAGACCGCGCAGATCGACCGCGCGGGCACCCGCGAACGCCTTGCCAGCCGGATGAACGCGGCGGTGGCGGCAGAACTCGATCGCCTCGGCGACCGCCTCAACATCCTCGCCACCGTCGGGTCGGTCGCGCCCTTCGTCGGGCTGTTCGGCACGGTGTGGGGCATCATGCGCAGCTTCACCGCCATCGCCGGATCGAACAACACCAGCCTCGCCGTGGTCGCTCCGGGCATCGCCGAGGCGCTGTTCGCCACCGCCATCGGCCTGTTCGCCGCCATCCCGGCAGTCATCGCCTATAACCGCCTGACCCACGGCCTCGATCGGCTGGAAGCCAAGCTCGGCCGCTTCGCCGACCGCTTCCACGCAACGCTGAGCCGCGAGCTGGAAGTCGGCTGA
- a CDS encoding ExbD/TolR family protein, whose product MGASLPSGNRRGRGRRAPMAEINVTPLVDVMLVLLIIFMVTAPLLVAGVPIDLPESRAGALDQKNEPVNIAIDGQGVITVDDIPVGEAALPQKLATIAAQPQPPEGRRIYLRADKGLDYGRVMKVMGELNRAGLNRVALVSVGGEDQ is encoded by the coding sequence ATGGGCGCCAGCCTTCCTTCCGGCAACCGCCGCGGGCGCGGGCGCCGCGCGCCGATGGCGGAAATCAACGTCACCCCGCTGGTCGACGTGATGCTGGTGCTGCTGATCATCTTCATGGTCACCGCGCCGCTGCTGGTCGCGGGCGTGCCGATCGACCTGCCCGAAAGCCGCGCCGGCGCGCTCGACCAGAAAAATGAGCCGGTCAACATCGCCATCGACGGCCAGGGCGTCATCACCGTCGACGACATCCCCGTCGGCGAGGCCGCCCTGCCGCAGAAGCTGGCGACCATCGCCGCGCAGCCGCAGCCGCCCGAAGGCCGCCGCATCTACCTGCGCGCCGACAAGGGACTCGACTATGGCCGGGTGATGAAGGTGATGGGCGAACTCAATCGCGCCGGCCTCAACCGCGTCGCGCTGGTCAGCGTGGGAGGCGAGGACCAGTGA
- the tolB gene encoding Tol-Pal system beta propeller repeat protein TolB, translating into MKHKIAALFVLPLASAALGQDSGQPLEVDVVGGTNAPAAIAVPAMPGDPGRQVAEVVASDLRSTGAFTPIGPNGLPGYAPEQAAAPAYGEWRSTGAANLVSGYLEPRPDGRITVGCYLHDIAAGRQLASEAVAVAPDDWRRAAHRCADMVYARLTGNQPFLDTKVVYVAETGPKNNRQKRIAIMDSDGSNHRYLTIGRSTVVTPRFSPRGDKLVYVSYIGRKPRVLLHDVASGSERLLIPGDHITFAPRFSPDGQSVVFSMAEGGNTDLYRVSTNLGPIQRLTSTPGADTSASFSPDGRRIVFESDRGGTQQLYVMNADGSGQRRITFGGGRYASPAWSPRGDLIAFTKIAGPFRIGVMNAGGGGEKILTDGWQDEQPSWAPNGQFVMFHRQSQGATGDARLYAVSINGGPARRLPTPVGGSDPSWSPLNN; encoded by the coding sequence GTGAAGCACAAGATCGCCGCCCTGTTCGTACTTCCCCTCGCGTCCGCCGCGCTCGGCCAGGACAGTGGCCAGCCGCTCGAAGTCGACGTCGTCGGCGGCACCAACGCGCCCGCTGCCATCGCCGTGCCTGCCATGCCCGGCGATCCGGGTCGGCAGGTCGCCGAAGTGGTCGCGTCCGACCTCCGCTCGACCGGCGCCTTCACGCCGATCGGGCCCAACGGCCTGCCCGGCTACGCTCCCGAGCAGGCCGCCGCCCCCGCTTATGGCGAATGGCGTTCGACCGGCGCCGCCAACCTCGTCAGCGGCTATCTCGAACCGCGCCCCGACGGTCGCATCACGGTCGGCTGTTACCTCCACGACATCGCCGCTGGTCGCCAGCTCGCCAGCGAAGCGGTCGCGGTCGCGCCCGACGACTGGCGCCGCGCCGCGCATCGCTGCGCCGACATGGTCTACGCGCGCCTGACCGGCAATCAGCCGTTCCTCGACACCAAGGTCGTCTATGTCGCGGAGACCGGGCCCAAGAATAACCGGCAAAAGCGCATCGCCATCATGGATAGCGACGGCAGTAACCATCGCTACCTAACCATCGGCCGGTCGACCGTCGTCACCCCGCGCTTTTCCCCGCGCGGCGACAAGCTGGTCTATGTCAGCTACATCGGCCGCAAGCCGCGCGTGCTGCTCCACGATGTCGCCAGCGGCAGCGAACGGCTGCTGATCCCCGGCGACCACATCACCTTCGCCCCGCGCTTTTCGCCCGACGGGCAGAGCGTCGTCTTCTCGATGGCCGAAGGCGGCAACACCGACCTGTATCGCGTGTCGACCAACCTCGGGCCGATCCAGCGGCTGACCAGCACGCCCGGCGCCGACACCTCGGCCAGCTTCTCGCCCGACGGACGCCGCATCGTCTTCGAAAGCGACCGCGGCGGCACGCAGCAGCTCTACGTGATGAACGCCGACGGCAGCGGCCAGCGCCGGATCACCTTCGGCGGCGGCCGCTATGCATCGCCGGCATGGAGCCCGCGCGGCGACCTCATCGCCTTCACCAAGATCGCTGGCCCGTTCCGCATCGGCGTGATGAACGCCGGCGGCGGGGGTGAGAAAATCCTTACCGACGGCTGGCAGGACGAACAGCCGAGCTGGGCCCCCAACGGCCAGTTCGTGATGTTCCACCGCCAGAGCCAAGGCGCCACCGGCGATGCCCGGCTTTACGCGGTTTCGATCAATGGCGGCCCGGCGCGGCGGCTTCCGACCCCGGTCGGCGGCTCCGATCCCAGCTGGTCGCCGCTCAACAATTGA
- the pal gene encoding peptidoglycan-associated lipoprotein Pal gives MNKIVLVGMTAVALTLGACTNKRAAPETPAAVQTPATDPNSTDPNSLEVVELPALQADLVAKAGSDTVYFGTDEYAIDAASQATLAAQARWLLANPNVRASIEGHADERGTREYNQALGERRANAARDYLVSQGVPSTRLVVTSWGKERPVAVGSNEEAWAQNRRAVTVIIR, from the coding sequence ATGAACAAGATCGTCCTCGTCGGCATGACCGCCGTCGCCCTGACCCTCGGCGCCTGCACCAACAAGCGCGCCGCCCCCGAAACCCCTGCCGCGGTACAGACCCCTGCGACTGATCCCAATTCGACCGACCCCAATTCGCTGGAAGTGGTCGAACTGCCCGCGCTGCAGGCCGATCTCGTCGCCAAGGCGGGTTCGGACACCGTCTATTTCGGGACCGACGAATATGCGATCGACGCCGCCAGCCAGGCGACGCTGGCCGCGCAGGCGCGCTGGCTGCTGGCCAATCCCAATGTCCGGGCGTCGATCGAAGGCCATGCCGACGAACGCGGCACGCGCGAATATAACCAGGCGCTGGGCGAACGCCGCGCCAATGCGGCGCGCGATTATCTCGTGTCGCAGGGCGTGCCTTCGACGCGACTGGTGGTCACCAGCTGGGGCAAGGAACGCCCCGTCGCCGTCGGCAGCAATGAGGAAGCCTGGGCGCAGAACCGCCGCGCCGTGACGGTAATTATCCGCTAA
- a CDS encoding SEL1-like repeat protein, producing MAISQKSADFLLRSRLADAERGNIDALYDLGVSYSTGRGGAPVDLVEAHKWFNLAALSGDTRAQACRAEISFDMTAREIAEAQRQARAWLSSTVLHRNAA from the coding sequence ATGGCGATCAGTCAGAAGAGTGCCGACTTCCTCCTCCGCAGCCGCCTCGCGGATGCCGAGCGTGGCAATATCGATGCGCTGTACGATCTTGGCGTAAGCTATTCGACGGGCCGCGGCGGTGCGCCGGTCGACCTCGTCGAAGCGCACAAATGGTTCAACCTCGCCGCGCTGTCGGGCGATACCCGCGCCCAGGCCTGCCGCGCCGAAATCTCGTTCGACATGACCGCGCGCGAAATCGCCGAAGCCCAGCGCCAGGCGCGGGCCTGGCTGAGCTCGACGGTGCTGCATCGGAACGCTGCCTGA
- the panC gene encoding pantoate--beta-alanine ligase, translating to MQTVRDGEGLAKALRAMRTAGETVALVPTMGALHEGHLALVAEAKRRADRVVVSIFVNPTQFNDPADLARYPREEEQDAVKLVAAGADLLWLPTAEQFYPDGYATTVSVKGISDRWEGAHRPGHFDGVATVVAKLFIAVMPDVAVFGEKDWQQLAVVRRMAADLGLPVNVVGLPTVRADDGLALSSRNSLLGSEERKAAVALAQSLNAAAAGIARGEAVGTALNQAIRTVKQAGFGPVDYLTYVDGATLEPLDGARSGGRLIAAAFLGKIRLIDNIRVILDTEVD from the coding sequence ATGCAAACCGTTCGTGATGGGGAAGGGCTGGCCAAGGCGTTGCGGGCGATGCGCACGGCGGGCGAAACGGTGGCGCTGGTCCCGACGATGGGCGCACTGCACGAAGGCCATCTGGCGCTGGTGGCGGAAGCGAAGCGACGGGCAGACCGGGTCGTGGTGTCGATCTTCGTCAACCCGACGCAGTTCAACGACCCCGCCGACCTGGCCCGCTACCCGCGCGAGGAAGAGCAGGACGCGGTCAAGCTGGTCGCCGCGGGGGCAGACCTGCTCTGGCTGCCGACCGCCGAGCAATTTTACCCCGACGGATATGCTACCACGGTGAGCGTCAAGGGCATCAGCGACCGCTGGGAAGGCGCGCACCGGCCGGGCCATTTCGACGGCGTGGCGACGGTGGTGGCCAAGCTGTTCATCGCGGTGATGCCCGATGTGGCGGTCTTCGGGGAGAAGGACTGGCAGCAGCTTGCGGTGGTGCGGCGGATGGCGGCCGACCTTGGCCTGCCGGTGAACGTCGTCGGCCTGCCGACCGTCCGCGCCGACGATGGGCTGGCGCTATCGTCGCGCAATTCGTTGCTCGGCAGCGAAGAGCGCAAGGCGGCGGTTGCGCTTGCCCAATCATTAAATGCCGCCGCGGCCGGGATCGCACGCGGCGAGGCGGTTGGCACCGCCCTCAACCAGGCAATCCGCACGGTCAAACAGGCGGGCTTTGGTCCCGTCGACTATCTCACGTATGTCGACGGCGCGACCCTCGAGCCGCTGGACGGCGCGCGGAGCGGCGGGCGGCTGATCGCGGCCGCTTTTTTGGGGAAAATCAGGCTGATCGACAATATTCGTGTCATTTTGGACACAGAAGTCGATTAA
- a CDS encoding division plane positioning ATPase MipZ — MGHVHYIVFANEKGGTGKSTTAVHTAIALAASGHKVGVLDLDHRQRTTTRYLENRDATMKRLDKAIPQASYEVLEDQTEEALAAALARLEQNADVIVVDTPGRDDAIARAAILRADTLVTPMNDSFVDLDLIGQVHPDTFKITRPSFYAELIWNSRTQRAKATGKSVDWVVLRNRLQHIQSHNLVRVGAALDELARRVGFRVIPGLGERVIYRELFPKGLTLLDFHEIGEVGLGHVAARQELREMISSLDIPGEAATNEPIAAAG, encoded by the coding sequence ATGGGCCATGTGCATTATATCGTCTTCGCCAACGAAAAGGGCGGCACCGGCAAATCGACGACCGCGGTCCACACTGCGATCGCGCTCGCCGCGTCGGGTCACAAGGTCGGCGTGCTCGACCTAGACCACCGCCAGCGCACGACGACGCGCTACCTCGAAAATCGCGACGCGACGATGAAGCGGCTCGACAAAGCCATCCCGCAGGCCAGCTACGAAGTCCTCGAAGACCAGACCGAAGAGGCGCTCGCCGCCGCCCTCGCCCGGCTTGAACAGAATGCCGATGTGATCGTGGTCGACACGCCAGGGCGCGACGACGCCATCGCCCGCGCCGCCATCCTGCGCGCCGACACGCTGGTCACGCCGATGAACGACAGCTTCGTCGACCTCGACCTCATCGGCCAGGTCCACCCCGACACGTTCAAGATCACCCGCCCCAGCTTCTATGCCGAGCTGATCTGGAACAGCCGCACCCAGCGCGCCAAAGCCACCGGCAAGAGCGTCGACTGGGTGGTGCTCAGGAACCGCCTGCAGCATATCCAGTCGCACAACCTCGTCCGTGTGGGCGCTGCGCTCGACGAGCTCGCCCGCCGCGTCGGCTTTCGCGTCATCCCCGGCCTTGGCGAACGCGTCATCTACCGCGAACTGTTCCCGAAGGGGCTAACCCTGCTCGACTTCCACGAAATCGGCGAAGTGGGTCTCGGCCACGTCGCCGCACGGCAAGAGCTTCGCGAGATGATCTCCAGCCTCGACATCCCGGGCGAAGCCGCCACCAACGAGCCGATAGCCGCCGCGGGCTGA